The DNA region tttgttttttttgtacaaaaggtGATGATTTAGTTGCAGTCCAATAAAATGCACGTGTCTCCAAAATTTGTGAATTTCTGTCTAAAAATATGAAAggcaaaaaaactactttttggataaaaatacaacaatttggGGACACATGCTTTTACTTGGAtaatgtggagaatgcatatatttttaagaaacACTTTGTGTTTTTCCCTATGCTCGTTAGTGAACTCTGTGTTTCAGCTGTATTTCTATTTGGGCCGGAGGGGCTGTTTTCGTACTAAATAAGCTGACTCTTTCCATTTGATTTTTAGACCGTTTCTTGGTGCTGCTATTAccgcattgtaagggctggtctcctaaagctttagtaaaacttggtagtattgctattctgtcttggtggtcctttttactcaacatatatgtcatccgaaagaacttgggattgaccagtgtgttttattccctgagaggaaggcTGGTCGGACGCAACAATAATTATATAACATTGCTATTAGTGGACTATTAATTGAATGATTTGTTAGGGTCAAATGTGTACAGCTGATTGACCATTTGTTCTTTTTTAATCacgtttatgttttgtttttagacACACTCTGGAGCAAAGACAGTAAATGAAGGCACTGAGAGAAACCAGACTGCTGAGCACCACAGCTGTGAGGAAGAACACCACGTCCACAGAGTAGTAGGTGTACCAGGGCATCTTGTAGGATTCGGTCCTCAGGTGAGCTGCACCTTTGTGTCTCATGACAAACTCGATCCAGAAGATGGCGTTGTCGAGCGGTGCGATGGGCTGATCTCTGTGCAGCCTGGAGAGTCTCTGCATGTTCGTCCTGTAGGATGAATTTGTAAGAACTTCCTGCAGGGCCTCCAAAAAGTTGTTGTCTTTTTCCACTGAGGCTAATTGGACAATGATGGCTGCTCCTCTGTCTGTGAGACGCTTCAAATTGTCATACTGGTCGAAAAACAAAGGTATTCCTACAACGGGCACGCCATGATACATAGCTTCCTGAACACCGTTTGTCCCACCGTGAGCCACAAAAAGTTTAATCTTGGGATGTCCGAGGAGGTCGTTCTGTGGCATCCAGTCCACCAGGAGAGTGTTGTTGCCAAGAGTTGAAGGTTTGGCACCTTTATGTCTCCAGATGACCTTCTGAGGCAGCTTGCCAAAAGCCGCCGCTATCATATTGGCTACGTCGGCAGAAAGTTCGCTCACAAAAGTCCCAAGAGACATGAGGATGACTCCATGTTGTCCAGAACTTTGCATGAACTCCTCCAGGTGGTCTGGTAGAGGCTTGGCAGGTTGACACTGGAATCCTCCAATATAGATAACGTTGGGCATGGTGGGGCGAGGAAAGTCGAACACAAAATCCACTCTCATGAGCCAAAGGTCTGCTTCTTGGAACAAAGAATAGTAGTTCACATCCGGGCCTAAATACTTTTTAATCAAGCCTCGATAATGCGGCGTGATGTACTTAGCGATTTGATAGTCTTCAAAGACAAAagccagaacattaaaaactctCTGAAAAAAGCTCATCTTATCTGAAAATTCCGTCCCAGTCATGGGCACGTAGGACAGAGGGGACGGTGCGATCGCAAAGTGGCCCTCGCCGTGACTGGTCCACCTCACGTTGAAGACCACAGGTAGTTTAAGGTAACCGGCCAGGATGACGCCGCCTGGTACGGCGGGATCTGTCAGAACAAGGTCGTACTTGGCTCTGAGAAGAGACTCGACCAAGTTTTTCTTCTCAAACATCGACTGCAGCAGTTTCGCCGTTTTCTCATGCAGGAGCGAGGCTTTTTCCCCTTGCTCCATTTTTAGCTTGAAACGAGTCCAGGCGGCGTTCCCTTCCCGATGGATGGAGAGTAGATGATCCACGAAGGACGTGATAAAATCTTTGCTGAAGCCTGAATCCACTTCTAGTGTGATGGAGGTGTAAAGCGGCGACGTTTCCTTGATGTACCAGCTGTCGTTTGTTCGCACGACTGTGACCTGGTGGCCTCTGGACTGGAGCTTCTCAATGATGACTTTCATGTTCACCCAGTGGCTCCCATCCACCGGGTAAACAAGCACTTTGCCGCCAGAGACGGCCGTCGCATACAAAATGGaggcgccagtgagaaagatccAGGCCCAGTGCATCTTGTACCTAAAATGTGGATTACAGggcatatataaacaaacaactAGCTTGGTATGcgaaacatgctaacagttaacatgtttacgttagcatgctagcattaaagtactagctttttgagctatttttgCAAACGTTTACccgagagtcatataacttggtatgtgacacacacTACCtgctagcattctaatgttaccatgctagcaGACTAAcattaaccatacttgccaaccttgagacctccgaattcgggagattgggaggGGGGttgggtgggcggggtttggtggtagtgggaggtgtatattgtagcgtcccggaggagttagtgctgcaaggggttctgggtatttgttctgttgtgtttatgttgtgttacggtgcggatgttctcccgaaatgtgtttgtcattcttgtttgg from Entelurus aequoreus isolate RoL-2023_Sb linkage group LG02, RoL_Eaeq_v1.1, whole genome shotgun sequence includes:
- the LOC133662854 gene encoding UDP-glucuronosyltransferase 2A2-like, translating into MKVIIEKLQSRGHQVTVVRTNDSWYIKETSPLYTSITLEVDSGFSKDFITSFVDHLLSIHREGNAAWTRFKLKMEQGEKASLLHEKTAKLLQSMFEKKNLVESLLRAKYDLVLTDPAVPGGVILAGYLKLPVVFNVRWTSHGEGHFAIAPSPLSYVPMTGTEFSDKMSFFQRVFNVLAFVFEDYQIAKYITPHYRGLIKKYLGPDVNYYSLFQEADLWLMRVDFVFDFPRPTMPNVIYIGGFQCQPAKPLPDHLEEFMQSSGQHGVILMSLGTFVSELSADVANMIAAAFGKLPQKVIWRHKGAKPSTLGNNTLLVDWMPQNDLLGHPKIKLFVAHGGTNGVQEAMYHGVPVVGIPLFFDQYDNLKRLTDRGAAIIVQLASVEKDNNFLEALQEVLTNSSYRTNMQRLSRLHRDQPIAPLDNAIFWIEFVMRHKGAAHLRTESYKMPWYTYYSVDVVFFLTAVVLSSLVSLSAFIYCLCSRVCLKTKHKRD